aaatcaacaaaaaaataaaattccatatgacctaaaaaaaagatttataaATCTTCACGATAGATGTCGACACATTATCATGTGAAAATataacaaatcaaattgattccgaatgaaaatcatcattttatttattctttcttttttttttaaacattaaaatttttaacaaCTTTActaattatttcatttaataTAATAGAGCATTTGTGTATGAACGTTGTgtaggtggtggtggtgatgaatggtggtggtggttgtagTGTAATCGAATGggttcaaaattcattcgtttgtcTGTATTACATGTTGATCGGTTTTCCAAAATAAGCGGCAAGATTTGCTTCACGAAGTGCTTCCGAAACTGTTGGATGTGCATGACAAACACGTGCAACATCTTCAGCTGATGCACCATATTCCATTGCTAGTACAGCTTCATTAATTAGTTCACCGGCAACATTGGCAATCATATGAACACCAAGTATGCGATCGGTTTTTTTATCGGCCAATACTTTAACAAGGCCATCGGTTTCATTATTAGTTTTAGCACGACTATTAGCTAACATAAGGAATTTTCCAACTTTATATTCAACTTTATTTGCTTTTAATTCTTCTTCAGTTTTGCCTACCCAGGCAACCTCTGGAAATGTATAGATAACGGATGGTAcacaattataatcaatatgaACTGGACCACCGGCAATACCTTCAACGGTAACGATGCCTTCATCTTCGGCTTTATGGGCCAACATTGGACCCGGTACACAATCACCAATAGCATAAATATTTGGTACATTTGTTTGGAATCGTGAATTTactttgattcgatttttttcatcctttTCGACACCAACTTTATCTAGGCCAAGATTTTCTGTATAAGGTCTACGACCGACTGATACCAACAGAACATTTGATGTTAATGTTTCTGCTTTGCCACCTTTAGCTGATTCAATTTGGATTTCCACTTGATCATCCGATACTTTATTTGCCGATAAAACTTttgtattcaatttaaatttcaatcctTGTTTTGTTAggatttgttgaaattttttggcaatttcaatatcaatacCCATGCCGCCAATTTGTCCaagaaattcaacaacagtAACATCAGCACCTAATCGTGACCAAACTGATCCTAATTCCAATCCAATTACACCGCCACCAATGACAACCATCTTTTCTGGAactttttccaatgaaagaGCACCCGTTGATGATACGATAGTTTTCTCATCGATTTCAATACCGGGAAAAGGTGTCACTTCAGAACCGGTAGCTATTAAGATATTATTTGCTTTAACTATTTCAGTCGAATTATCGTTTTTCGTTATTGTAACTTCATTTGAACCGGTTATCTGGCCAAATCCTTCTATATGTGTAACTTTATTCTTTTTAAATAGTTGAGCAATACCACCGGTTAATGCTTTGACGGCACCACGTTTCTGTTCCATTAAAACATCCAAATTTAGCCGTACATTATCGAATTCGATTCCACGTTCTTTGAATTCATTATGTACAGccatatgataataatgtgaatTATGTAATAATGCTTTCGATGGTATACAGCCAACATTTAAACATGTACCGCCAAGTGTTTCACGTTTTTCTACACAAACGGTTTTCATACCAATTTGTGATGCTTTGATAGCGGCAACATAACCACCGggaccaccaccaataacAATAAGATCAGCATCCAATGTTGGTGTGGATAAATTTCGAACAGTTTGGCATGTGGTAGTTGCAgatgatgctgatgctgTAATTCTTGCCAATAtcgatgaattttgattgatcaaacgaattgaagaattcaataatgatgatgccatCGTTATTTGtataatttgatttcgatgacaatgatgaaaaagaaataaaatcgaataaaatttccaataaaataaatattaaatatggtaaatt
This is a stretch of genomic DNA from Dermatophagoides farinae isolate YC_2012a chromosome 6, ASM2471394v1, whole genome shotgun sequence. It encodes these proteins:
- the LOC124494237 gene encoding dihydrolipoyl dehydrogenase, mitochondrial → MASSLLNSSIRLINQNSSILARITASASSATTTCQTVRNLSTPTLDADLIVIGGGPGGYVAAIKASQIGMKTVCVEKRETLGGTCLNVGCIPSKALLHNSHYYHMAVHNEFKERGIEFDNVRLNLDVLMEQKRGAVKALTGGIAQLFKKNKVTHIEGFGQITGSNEVTITKNDNSTEIVKANNILIATGSEVTPFPGIEIDEKTIVSSTGALSLEKVPEKMVVIGGGVIGLELGSVWSRLGADVTVVEFLGQIGGMGIDIEIAKKFQQILTKQGLKFKLNTKVLSANKVSDDQVEIQIESAKGGKAETLTSNVLLVSVGRRPYTENLGLDKVGVEKDEKNRIKVNSRFQTNVPNIYAIGDCVPGPMLAHKAEDEGIVTVEGIAGGPVHIDYNCVPSVIYTFPEVAWVGKTEEELKANKVEYKVGKFLMLANSRAKTNNETDGLVKVLADKKTDRILGVHMIANVAGELINEAVLAMEYGASAEDVARVCHAHPTVSEALREANLAAYFGKPINM